One region of Oncorhynchus mykiss isolate Arlee chromosome 8, USDA_OmykA_1.1, whole genome shotgun sequence genomic DNA includes:
- the LOC110530548 gene encoding zinc finger protein 7, which produces MSVSFSTQIAAIMDVLTKSAVAEITKLVDEGTVVLRLEMCRKENEIEGLQNSLQLMERELRKAQREATTRVTNDRQHAEGIQVGSGTPQKGDEEDQKSQTMPIEDPVECFNELQRSGHLAGARSGLEFLVKAEQVEEHVAQGTIQDPGITDSVDFRMDERDSQLWSSVTQGLSGNNSGHPDGSYSTGRCLQMFSSQADQYPTPIPSHPSCNSLSIVGKPLDDIFSNVPLKVEPERHPVYHDDAMSESIQAVQGHYRDTLHPVVREGLILQPRMQQPGPSSQGLFRATEITSESHSHNQEHILNKNRLKTKRMVNVWRAAPNQKVFICSLCGKSFHRHCQLEAHQHSHAGVKPYRCLECGKSFTQKNRLKSHQSVHTGERPFSCRLCGKMFTRQDNCQRHERFHSGQKPFSCVQCGKSFTVLRNLKLHQKHQCKFANVRI; this is translated from the exons atgtcTGTTTCTTTCAGTACACAAATAGCTGCCATCATGGACGTGCTAACTAAGTCAGCTGTTGCAGAAATAACCAAACTTGTAGACGAGGGCACTGTAGTGCTACGGCTTGAAATGTGTCGGAAAGAAAATGAGATAGAAGGCCTTCAAAATAGTTTACAGCTGATGGAAAGAGAACTGAGGAAAGCTCAAAGGGAAGCAACAACACGAGTGACAAATGACAGGCAACATGCCGAGGGAATTCAGGTTGGGAGTGGGACTCCACAAAAAG GTGATGAAGAGGACCAGAAATCCCAAACTATGCCCATAGAGGATCCAGTAGAGTGCTTCAATGAGCTGCAGCGGTCTGGACACCTTGCAGGTGCGAGGAGTGGACTGGAGTTTCTGGTGAAAGCAGAGCAGGTGGAAGAACATGTAGCCCAGGGAACCATACAAGATCCAGGAATCACAGACAGTGTGGACTTTAGAATGGACGAGAGAGATAGTCAGCTGTGGTCCTCTGTTACACAAGGACTAAGTGGGAATAATTCTGGCCACCCAGATGGGTCTTACTCTACAGGGAGATGCTTACAGATGTTCTCATCTCAGGCAGATCAATATCCcactcccatcccatcccatccttccTGTAACTCTTTGTCCATTGTAGGGAAACCACTGGATGACATATTCAGCAATGTCCCACTGAAAGTGGAGCCTGAGAGGCATCCTGTGTATCATGATGATGCCATGTCTGAGTCCATACAAGCTGTGCAGGGGCATTACAGAGATACTCTGCATCCTGTTGTGAGGGAGGGCTTGATTTTACAGCCCAGAATGCAGCAGCCAGGACCTTCTTCACAAGGGCTCTTCAGAGCAACTGAGATTACATCAGAGTCACACTCACACAACCAAGAGCATATTCTTAATAAGAACAGATTGAAAACAAAGAGGATGGTAAATGTTTGGAGAGCTGCGCCAAACCAAAAAGTGTTCATCTGCTCATTGTGTGGAAAGAGCTTCCACCGCCATTGTCAACTTGAAGCACACCAGCACTCTCATGCTGGAGTCAAGCCATACAGATGTCTTGAGTGTGGGAAAAGTTTTACTCAGAAAAATAGACTTAAGTCACATCAGAGTGTTCACACGGGTGAGAGACCTTTCAGTTGCAGACTCTGTGGCAAGATGTTTACAAGGCAGGACAACTGCCAAAGACATGAGCGATTTCACAGTGGACAAAAGCCATTTAGTTGTGTTCAGTGTGGTAAAAGTTTCACGGTTCTCCGTAACCTCAAACTACATCAAAAACATCAATGTAAATTTGCCAATGTCAGAATTTAA